One window from the genome of Acuticoccus sp. I52.16.1 encodes:
- a CDS encoding carbohydrate kinase: MSVLVCGEMLYDVFVEGPTEKGFALDARIGGSALNVAVGLARLGRPVSQLTGVSHDMFGQRLAAFLAGEGVDTSHLVRTPAPTTLATVTPGPDGSPAYAFYGEGAADRQVEVAHLPDPSGFDALVFGCFSLITRPTSCSFLELARRAKAARPAPLVVLDPNVRRTVEPDAAVWRRRIADFAAHADLVKTSREDLDETYAEAAETVVARWLAEGITAVIVTDGPRGATLHTRARTVTVPAAPVAVVDTVGAGDSFLAAVLAALSDAGVTTAPQIAALDEAACRAVLQFAVRAAGVTCTRRGADLPRRADLATPPDPVADAGGRR, encoded by the coding sequence ATGAGCGTACTCGTGTGCGGTGAGATGCTCTACGACGTCTTCGTCGAGGGACCGACCGAGAAGGGCTTCGCGCTGGATGCGCGGATCGGCGGCTCGGCGCTCAACGTCGCCGTGGGGCTGGCGCGGCTCGGCCGCCCGGTGAGCCAGCTGACGGGCGTCTCCCACGATATGTTCGGCCAGCGCCTCGCCGCCTTCCTCGCCGGCGAAGGGGTCGACACCTCGCACCTCGTGCGCACCCCCGCCCCGACGACGCTGGCGACCGTCACGCCGGGGCCGGACGGCTCGCCCGCCTACGCCTTCTACGGCGAGGGGGCGGCGGACCGGCAGGTCGAGGTCGCCCATCTGCCCGACCCTTCCGGGTTCGACGCGCTGGTGTTCGGCTGTTTCTCGCTCATCACCCGGCCGACCAGCTGCTCGTTCCTGGAACTGGCGCGCCGGGCCAAGGCGGCCCGCCCCGCCCCGCTGGTGGTTCTCGACCCCAACGTGCGCCGCACCGTCGAGCCCGACGCTGCCGTCTGGCGCCGCCGCATCGCCGATTTCGCCGCCCATGCCGATCTCGTGAAGACCTCCCGCGAGGACCTCGACGAGACCTACGCGGAGGCGGCCGAAACGGTGGTCGCGCGCTGGCTGGCCGAGGGGATCACCGCCGTGATCGTCACCGACGGGCCGCGCGGCGCGACGCTCCACACCCGCGCCCGAACGGTGACGGTGCCCGCCGCCCCGGTCGCCGTGGTCGACACCGTGGGCGCGGGCGACAGTTTCCTCGCCGCCGTCCTCGCCGCGCTGTCGGACGCCGGGGTGACGACGGCGCCGCAGATCGCCGCGCTCGACGAGGCGGCGTGCCGCGCCGTGCTGCAATTCGCGGTGCGGGCGGCCGGCGTCACCTGCACGCGCC